AATCAGCGGCGGCGGCGCACCGGAACGGGCACCGGAACAGGCTGCGGCTTGGCACCGAGCAAACGCTCAAGCGCTTCGCGCAACGCGGAAAGGGCTTTCTTGAGGTCGTCCATAACCAAGATCAGTTTACGTTCCGAGCGTATGAGCGTCATGCGTATTCGACACGTTTCGATGAGTCATTCTTTCTTTCGGTTAGCCTGATTCTTGGTCTCTGAACGGTCGATCAAGAGCGTTGCCTCCCGGCGGACGGAGGCGATTCAACCACGTTTGGGCTGCGCCGGGCGGACCTCGATCCGACTCGGCAAAGTCCGGGCTGGCAGTTGCAACAGGTCCACGACAATCTGAGCCAGGTCTTCGGGCTGAATCTTCCAGGCATCCTGATCCTGGTCAGGGGTGTGCCCGTTGAAATAGGTCGCGACTGAGCCTGGCATGATCTGCGTGACCTTGATGCCCAGCGGACGCACATCGAGCATCATGGCCTCACTCAGGCCGTTGAGTCCGAATTTGCTGGCGTTATAGGCCGCTCCGCCTGCGAAAGGATTCTTGCCGGCAAGGCTCGACAGGGTGATGATGTACCCCTTCGTCTTGGTCAGTTCGTCCACGCACGCTTTCACGCTGTAAAACACACCGGTCAGGTTGGTGTCGATCACGTCGCGCCACTGTTCGACGCTCAGATCCTGCACCGGCGCAAAATGGCCCAGTCCTGCGTTGGCGAACAGAACATCCAGCCCTCCAAAACGCTCGGTGTGCTTGCGGACGGCCTCCTGTACGGCTTCAAAGTCCCGCACGTCGCACGGGATGCCCAGCGCGGCCTCGCCCAGACCACGCGCCGCTTCCTCCACCTCACCGGCGTGGCGGGCGGTGATGGTCACCCCGTACCCCTCGCGCACGAGTGCCTGCGCCACGGCGAGGCCGATTCCCTTGCTCCCCCCGGTGATAAAGGCGCTCCTTCGCGCATTGCGGTTCTGCATCTCGGCTTCCTCGTTTGGCATGCGTCCACGCTAAAACGCGCGCCACGACGCGCAGCATTTCCCTCAACGCTTGCTCAAGTGACGCGGCGCGTTCCCGTCCTGACTCCCAGGTCATTACCATGAGCGCATGAAGCAGCTCTTGAAGACCTTGCGGCAACTGCGAGCTCCCGACGGCTGTCCCTGGGACCGGGAGCAGACGCACCTCAGCCTGCGCCCGTACCTGCTGGAGGAAGCGGCCGAAGCGGTCGACGCGATTTCGCGCCACAACGACGAGGACACCATCGGCGAACTCGGAGATGTCCTGCTTCAGGTGGCCTTTCACGCGGTGATCGGCGAGGAGGAAGGACGCTTTGAGTACGCCGATATCGAGGACGCCATCGTGCAGAAGCTGATTCGTCGTCATCCGCACGTCTTCGCGGGGGTACCGGTTCAGGGAACCGAGGAAGTCATGCGCAACTGGCAGGAAATCAAACGCCAAGAGCGCTCGGGGCGAGAGCGCCTCCCCCACGAGGAGATTCCCGCCAGCCTGGGCGCACTGGCGCGAGAAACTGCCCTGCAGAACGCCTTGCCTCAGCGCGAGCCCGCGGGCCGCTCGGAGCTTCACCGATTGGTGGAAAGAATCGAGGAATCCGAAGCGGGGTTCGGTGAACTGCTCGCGTCGGTCGTGTCCTGGGCGCGGTCATGTGGTGTCGACGCCGAAGTCGCCCTGCGTGCCCACCGTGCCGGAGCGCTCCCGTGAACGACGTGCTGCCCGATCCGTGGCGCGCCTGGCTGGGAAGTCGTGAACGACAATCGCTCTCGCTTCCAAAATACCGGCAGGCCGCCGTGCTGGTCGCCCTGACTCGAGAAACCGATCCCCGGGTACTGCTGACCGTGCGCTCCTCGGAGTTGCCCACCCACCGGGGTCAGATCAGTTTTCCGGGCGGCCGCCTTGAAACGGGTGAGTCGCCACTCGACGCGGCCCTGCGCGAAGCCTGGGAAGAAGTGGGACTGCACTCCGCCGACGTTGAGGTCGTGGGCCAGCTGGACGACGCCTTCACCCCGATCGGCTTTCACGTCACCCCGTTTCTGGCGCGCATCCCCTCGGGTTACGCCTACCGTTCGAGCGGCGAAGTGGCGCGCATCCTCGAGCCGAGACTGAGCGAACTGCGCGCCCTGATCCCCATCGAGGAAGAGCGGGTTTTACCTTCCGGCGAACGTCATCTCCTGTACCGCTACCCTTGGCAGGGCCATGACATCTGGGGAATGACCGCGCGCATCCTGCACGACATCGTGCAAAGCGGCGTGTCCTGAAATCCAGGCGATAAAAATGCCCGTTTCGAGCGACCTGAACCGTCAGCG
The Deinococcus peraridilitoris DSM 19664 genome window above contains:
- a CDS encoding SDR family oxidoreductase; this translates as MPNEEAEMQNRNARRSAFITGGSKGIGLAVAQALVREGYGVTITARHAGEVEEAARGLGEAALGIPCDVRDFEAVQEAVRKHTERFGGLDVLFANAGLGHFAPVQDLSVEQWRDVIDTNLTGVFYSVKACVDELTKTKGYIITLSSLAGKNPFAGGAAYNASKFGLNGLSEAMMLDVRPLGIKVTQIMPGSVATYFNGHTPDQDQDAWKIQPEDLAQIVVDLLQLPARTLPSRIEVRPAQPKRG
- a CDS encoding NUDIX hydrolase; the encoded protein is MNDVLPDPWRAWLGSRERQSLSLPKYRQAAVLVALTRETDPRVLLTVRSSELPTHRGQISFPGGRLETGESPLDAALREAWEEVGLHSADVEVVGQLDDAFTPIGFHVTPFLARIPSGYAYRSSGEVARILEPRLSELRALIPIEEERVLPSGERHLLYRYPWQGHDIWGMTARILHDIVQSGVS
- a CDS encoding MazG family protein, with the translated sequence MKQLLKTLRQLRAPDGCPWDREQTHLSLRPYLLEEAAEAVDAISRHNDEDTIGELGDVLLQVAFHAVIGEEEGRFEYADIEDAIVQKLIRRHPHVFAGVPVQGTEEVMRNWQEIKRQERSGRERLPHEEIPASLGALARETALQNALPQREPAGRSELHRLVERIEESEAGFGELLASVVSWARSCGVDAEVALRAHRAGALP